TTCAACCTCGCGGCCGCGCGCCGCGCGATCTGGACGGCCAAGTGGGAGCTGCTGCTCCCGGTGGTGGCGCTCGGGGCGCTGTTCAGCGGCCGGGCCACGCCGGTCGAGGCCGCGGCCGTGACCGCCGCCTATGCGTTCATCGTCGAAACCTGCATCCACCGCGACCTGCACTGGCGGCGCGATCTCCTGCGTGTGCTGACCGAGAGCGTCCTGCTGGTCGGCGGCATCCTGCTGATTCTCGGGGTGGCGCTCGGGCTGACCAACTACCTGATCGACGTGCAGGCGCCCGACGCGCTGGCCGCCTGGGCGCGCGAACATGTGCCGAACCGCTGGCTGTTCCTGCTCGGCCTCAACGTCGTGCTGATCGTCGTCGGCGGCATTGTTGAAATCTACGCCGCCATCGTGGTCGTGGTGCCGCTGCTGCTGCCGGTGGGACGCGAACTCGGCCTCGATCCCATCCACCTCGGCATCCTCTTCCTCGCGAACCTGGAGCTCGGCTTCCTCATGCCGCCGGTGGGGCTCAACCTGCTGCTCGCCGCCTCGCGCCTCAACAAGCCCGTCGCAGAGACCGCCCGCGCGGTGCTGCCCATGCTGCTGGTGCTTTTTCTGGGCGTGCTGCTCATCACCTACGTGCCGGCGCTGACCACCGCGCTGCCGCAGTTATTTCAGCGCTGAAGTCCGCACGTCTTCCCGCCCATGCACCTGAAACAACTGCCCAACCTGATCAGCCTGTGTCGGCTGGCCGTGCTGCCTCCGCTGATGATCGGAGCCATGGCCGTCGGCGAACGCGCGTGGTTTTTCGGGTTGCTGTGCGTGGCCTGGGCAACCGATGCGCTGGACGGTTTTCTCGCGCGCCGGCTCAACGCCGTCACCGACCTGGGCCGGCTGCTCGACAGCTGGGCCGACTACGTGACGCTCGCGCTGTGCCTCGCCGGTCTGGCCTGGCTCTGGCCCGAGGTGATGGCGCGCGAATGGCGCTGGATCGCCGCGGGCGTGACCGCCTGCTTCGCCGTCGTGATCTGCGGCCTGGTGCGCTACGGGCGGCCTCCCGGCTATCACACGCGTCTGGCCAAGCTCACGGCCATCGCGCTGCCCCTGGCCTTCGCCAGCCTGCTGGCGGGCTGGTCGGCCCGGCCGCTGCACGGGGTCGTGGTGCTGCAGGTCCTGAGCACGCTCGAGGAACTCGCGATTTTCCTGCTGCTGCCCGGCCACTCCGGCGAGGTGTCGTCGGTGAGGTCCGCCTGGCGCCAACGCCAAACCCGGCTGCCCGCGCCACCGTCGCAGCCCCCGGCCGGTCACCCCGCGCGTCCGCCCGCCCCATTTCCCTCCCATCCTTCCACGCCATGACCCTGTCCACCTCCTCGGGCCGCTTCGCCGGCATGTTTCGCGACGCTTACCTGCGCTCCCTTGCCGAGTATCGCTTCTTCTACGACGACATCGCCGAAATCGGCAATCCCACGGAGGCGGAACACGTGTTCTACTTCGTGCCCGGCATCAACGGCACGCCGGGACAGATGCGCTTCCTGCTGCCCAGCCTGGTCCGCGTCTTCGGTCCGCGCTGCTACCTCAAGGCGCTGCATCTGCCGGAGTTCTCCGCGCGGCGGCCGGTCTGGGAGAAATACACCCTGGCGAACGTGGACCGAAAACTCGCGCGCCTGCGGGCCGATTTCGAGGATTTGCTCGCACGGTTTCCGCGCGTGAACGTGCTCTGTTCGAGCAACGGGTTCTACGACTTCGCGGCGGCGGCCGGCGGTCTGTGCGCCACGCTGCCGCCTGGCCGGTTGCACCTGCTGTGGGGCGCCTGCGCGCCGGACCGCTTCAAGCCCACGCCCTGGGAAAAGGTGTTCTTCCCGCTGAACGGGCTGCACCACGACGGGCAGGCCTGGTTCGCCTATCCCAACCACAACCTTCTCCAGCTCTGCAATCCCGAGACCTCCGACTCCTTCGACTGGCGCGAGGGGGACAGCCGCCGGACCTTCGTCAAAGCGGACCTCGAATCGCGCTTCCGCTGCGCCGGCCTGCACTGGTGCTACACATCGCCCGCCCAGATCGGCCGCTGCGTCCGGCACGTCGTGGCGCAGATCGCGGGGCCGCTGGACATCCCGGCCGCCGCCCTGGTCGCCGCGAACGACGGTTACTGGCAGGGCCGGTCGCACGGCGAGATCGAGCGCGTCATCCTCGGCTACCTCCCGCGCTGCCGGATCGATTTCCGTCCGGCCTCCCATCTGTGGGTCGTGACCCCGACCTTCGCGACCGCCCTGCTCGAACGCCTGCGTCATGAGCCCGCTCACCGAACGGCCGCAACCCGCACGGCGGATGCCTTTGCCCGCCCATTGAGTGACTCAATACCGGCATAGGTATTATGAATTAACGGTCTGCGCGCGCCTTCGGGTATTCTCACCGCGCTTCTCCCCACCACGGCCTTCGCCGCCTGCAGTTTGTTTCCTCCTGTCATTCGCACTCACGTCATGAACTCCACCCGCCTCCTCCACCGCCTCGGGGTGATCCTTGCCCTCCTGCCTGCGCTCCTCCCGGCCCAGGAAACCATCCAACTCGACAAGCTCACCGTCACCGCCCAAGGACGCGTCCAGCCTGTCGGCGAGGTGCCGATTCCGCTCACGGCCTACATCGGCTCGTTCCTCGAGCAAAACGGCGTCAGCGACTACGAGGCGCTCGCGCCCTACGTGCCCGGGCTCTTTATCCAGGAACAGTCGCCCAACAATCCCGGCATCAACATCCGCGGCATCACCACCGACAGCGGAGACCCGCGCGGCGAATCCCGCGTGTCGATCTTCCAGGACGGCGTCTCCATCAGCCGCTCGCGCGCCAGCGTGGTCGAGCTGTTCGACCTCGAGCGCATCGAGGTGCTAAAGGGGCCGCAGGGCACGCTGTTTGGGCGCGGGGCGGAGATCGGCGCCGTCTCGATCGTGCAGCGCAAGGCCGCGAACGAGCGCTCCGGTTCGCTAACCG
The DNA window shown above is from Oleiharenicola lentus and carries:
- a CDS encoding CDP-alcohol phosphatidyltransferase family protein, giving the protein MHLKQLPNLISLCRLAVLPPLMIGAMAVGERAWFFGLLCVAWATDALDGFLARRLNAVTDLGRLLDSWADYVTLALCLAGLAWLWPEVMAREWRWIAAGVTACFAVVICGLVRYGRPPGYHTRLAKLTAIALPLAFASLLAGWSARPLHGVVVLQVLSTLEELAIFLLLPGHSGEVSSVRSAWRQRQTRLPAPPSQPPAGHPARPPAPFPSHPSTP